The following is a genomic window from bacterium.
CGAGCGCGTGGCTCGTCGCCGATTGCGAGAGGCCGATCCGCCTTGCCGCACCGGTCACACTCGCTTCCCGGAGGATCGCGTCGAGCACGATCAGAAGATTGAGGTCGACGCTCGCCAATCGCATGAGGCCCCCAGTTCTGTCGATGCACCCGGTCGATTCCCGTCATCGAGACAATGCAGGTGCTCTTGCGATCAGAATCGCGACCATACCGCGTCGAGCATGGATGATCATGCCTGCCGTCGACCGAGTCGCGGCGCGCAGGGCGAAGATCAGAGCACCTCCCTGGGAGCCGGGTCGATGAAGACGGAATCTACGAGTCGAGCGAACGGGCTCTCGAGCGGCACGGCCTATCGGAGCTACGTCCTGGGCCTGCTCTGCCTCGTCTACATGTCGAACCACATCGATCGCCAGATCCTGATGATCCTCCTGCAGCCGATCAAGGACGAGCTCGGCACGAGCGATCTCGAGATGGGACTCCTGACGGGGCCCGCGTTCGCGCTCTTCTATACCTTCGCCGGCATCCCGATCGCTCGATGGGCCGATCGTGGGAGCCGCAAGACGATCATCGCGATCTCCGCACTCATCTGGAGCGCGATGACGACCCTGTCGGGCACGGCCCGCAGCTTCGCTTCCCTCGCGCTGATGCGTGTAGGTGTAGGCATCGGCGAGGCGGGCTGCAGTCCCCCGTCCCACTCGCTGATCTCCGACTACTTTCCGCCGCATCAACGCGCACGGGCGCTCGGGATCTACTCGGCGGGGACGCAACTCGGCGCGGCGATCGGGTGGCTGCTCGGCGGCTGGCTCGCGCATCTCCTCGGCTGGCGAGATGCATTCATTGCGGTGGGCGTTCCGGGTGTCGCGCTCGCCCTGCTCGTCGCGGTCAGCGTTCGGGAACCCGAACGCGGAGCCTCGGAGATCGTCCGTGATCCGGTCCCGGTCGCGGAGCGCGTACCTCGCGTACAGCAGCCGCTCGGAGAGGCGCTTCGCGAGCTCTGGCAGAAGAAGTCGTTCGTCTGGCTGCAGGTAGGCGGCGCGCTCCATGCGGTCGCCGGATACGGCGTCGCCGTCTGGGTCGCGCCATTTCTCATGCGTGTACACGACCTCGAGATCCAGGTGATCGGGACGTCGCTCGGTTTCATCGCATTGGCAGCGGGTTTGCCGGGAATGTTCATCGGTGGCTATCTCTGCGATCGGCTCGTGCGACGAGACGTTCGTTGGTATCTCTGGGTGCCCACGCTGGCCGCGCTCGTCGGGATCCCCTTCACGACCGCCTTCCTCTTCCTGCCTTCGACGCGCTGGGCCCTTGCAGCCTACGCGGTCCACTCGGCACTCAACCTCGCGTTTACCGCGCCGGTCTACGCGCTGATGCAGGCGCTCGTTCGCGTCGAGTCGCGGGCGCTCGCCGCCGCGGTCTTCCTCTTCGTGACGAACCTGGTGGGGCTCGGGGTGGGGCCCGTCGTCGTGGGTGCCCTGAACGATGCATTGCACCCCAGCATGGGCGTCGAGTCGATCCGGTACACGATGCTCGTCGCCGCGATCACGAACGTGATCGCATGTGTCTTCTATCTCCGGTCGGCACGGACCGTCGCTGACGAGATGGAGAATCCGATCGACGGGGGCGTCGCGTGAGGAGGCGAGGATGAGGGACTTTCGATCACGATGGGACGAGGCCGTGGCCGCGGTCACGGCGCCCGGGACACCGTTCGAACTCACCGTGGAGCGGGTGCTCGGGCGAGAGATGCCCGTCTTCGAGCGGCGACATCGTTCGCTCCTCGAGGTGCTGGAGCGATCGGTGAGCTTCGGGGATGCCGAGGTCGCTGTCTGGGACACCGGGGAGCGATGGACCTTCGTCGGACATGCACGCCAGGTGGCCTCGCTCGCCGCCGGGCTGCGCGAGCGGTATGGAATCGGCCCCGGGAGTCGCGTCGCGATCCTCGCGGCGAACCGCCCCGACTGGGTGCTGACGGCCTGGGCCACGATCGCGCTCGGGGGGGTCGTGGTCGCGATGAACGGGTGGTGGCAGAGTGACGAGATCCAGTACGGGCTCGATCTGACCGAGCCGGATCTGCTCTTCGTCGACAAGATTCTGGGGAAACGCCTGGAGGGCGTCCGCCTCTCGGCTCCGACGCTCGTGTTCGAGGAGGACTTCGCGGATCTGGTCGGATTCGACGAGGGGGCGTCGCTCCCGTCCACGCCGATCGACGAGGATCAGCCGGCCGCGATCATGTTCACCAGCGGGACCACGGGACGGCCGAAGGGCGCCGTGATCTCCCACCGCAACTTCATCGCGTTCGTGCAGATGACGCTTTGTCGCGCGGCGATCGCGCACGCGATGGATCCGCCCGACGTTCTGCAGCCGTCGGTGTCCATTCTGGCCAGTCCGCTCTTCCACGTGTCGGGCTTTCAGGCGGGCGCGCTGATGGGGCCGGCGACGGGAGCGAAGATGGTGTGGGCGACGGGGCGCTTCGATCCGCGAAAGATCTTCGCGCTTACCCGGGCGGAGGGAGTGACCCGCTGGACGGGCATCACGACCCAGCTCTGGCGCTTGATCGAGGATCCGGAGTTCGAGCCGGAGCAGTTCACGCAGCTCACGGGAACCGGCGGCGGGGGGTCCACGTTCTCTCCCGATCTCCAGCGGGCACTCCGACGCAAGCTCCCCAATGCGATGCAGGATTTCGGGGTCTTCTACGGCTTCACCGAGTGTGGTGGGCTGTGCACGGCGGCGCCCGCCGCTCTCCTCGAAACGGATCCCGTGACCGTCGGGCACGTGCTACCGGGGACCTCGGTGGCCGTGCTCGACGACGACGGGAAGCCCGTGCCGGACGGCACCGAAGGCAATGTCTGCGTACGAGGCGCGAACGTCATGCTCGAGTACTGGCGGAACGAAGAGGCCACGAGAGAGGCCTTCGTCTCGGACGGGTGGATCAAGTCGGGAGACATCGGACGCGTCGAATCGGGCCGCCTCTACATCGCGTCGCGCCTCCGGGACATGATCATCCGCGGCGGTGAGAACGTCTACCCGATCGAGATCGAGAACCGGATCGAGGACCATCCCGACGTGCTCGAAGCGGCGGTGGTCGGCGTCGAGCACCGGACTCTGGGCCAGGAGGTCAAGGCGATCGTGGTGCTGCGTGATGGGGCCACGCTTTCTCCCGAGGAGCTTCGTGACTTCGTGGCCGAGACGCTCGCGTACTACAAGGTGCCGACGTGGATCGAAGTCCGCGCAGAGGCGCTGCCGAGGAACGCGACCGGGAAGGTCCTCAAGCAGGAGCTGGTGGGAGACCCGACGATCGAGTCCACTCGGTCGGAGCCGACCTAGCCGACTAGCGACGCGGTGTCCCCTCGGATCGAGGGGACCAGTGGAAGCGAAGCCCCGTGAGGGCGCGGAAGCTCCAGCGGTCGTTCTCGTAGTGCCAGCGAACGAACTCGCCGGGTACGTTCGGATCGACTCCGACCAGGTCGGTTTCCAGGTCCCCGAAGAGCCGGATGGCCTGCCCCTCGACGTAGAGACTCGCGGACAGCGGGCCAAGCGTCGGTTCGAGCAGGTACTCGAGTTCGAGCCCCGGACCCATGCCGTGATAGACCTCGGTCTGGGCGTCGGACAGCGAGATCAAGCGGTAGCTGTCGAGCGACGTGTTGGGAGAGCCGAGGCGTACCGCGCGGCGGGACACGCCGACCACGTCGAGACGACTCCTCGAGTAGACGAGCGACGGTTTCACCCGAACCCGATTGCCGTCCAGGTCGAAAGTCCAGGCGACGCCGAGTGCCGCCACCAGGAGGGGCGATTGCTGCTGGGCGGTGATCGAAGTCCCGCTCCCCAGAATGAGCGAGTCGCCGACCACGGAAACGGTCGGAAGGATCGGGAAGCGGAACTCGTCGGGTCGGCCGTCCCTCGCGAGGCTCGTCTCGCTGGCAACGACGCCGATCACGTCGAAGTCGAGGCTGACTCGAGGGGAGCCGAGCCCCTTCGTCAGCTGGGGCGTCAGCACGCCGAAGCCGACGCCCAGCAGGCCGGAGATCACGTCGCTCCGGCCGAAGATCGGTGAGATCAGCGTCGAGGGACCATCGTTCGCGACCGGATTCGGGGGATTCGGCTGGGGAGGACCGGTGATCTGCGAGGATGAGGCGGAAGCCTTTCCCGAGAATCCGTCGATGCCCATCGCGAGGGAGAGCGAGAGGGACCACTCGTCGGACTCCTCCGCGTTCGCCGGACCACTCGTCGCCATGGCCCAAGTGGTGCAGACCGAGAGGAGGATCCTTCCTCTGCGTCCCCACGCCCGGGGCGCGGTGGTTCGGGACGGGGTGTTCGCAGACTTGTTAGGCGATAGCGAGCGAGGCTCGAACGAGCCCGTCGATCCAGTCGGAAGCGTTCTCGTCAGTCGACGCAAGGTTTTCCACTCCGTGGACACCGTGGTCCGTGGGGCGCCCGGTGCGTCTCGGCGTGTTGCCGGTTGCGTGCATGTCGAGAGTCGACTGCGGGCGCGTGATGCCTGTTGCGCGAACGGCGTCAGGTCTTCGCAGTATCTGCCACGGGCCTTCGCGTTTCAATGGAATCGTTCGCGCGATCTCGGCTTTCGAGGATTCTGGAGAAACGACTCGTCGACGCATGAATGCCATCAATCCCCCATCTGCGAAGAATGCATGGGCGGTCGAGGTGTCGGCGTGGATAGTCATCAGTCTCGCGATCCGAGTTTCCTGCGCCGACGAAGTGCACGGCTCGCGGTCGCGATCGCAACTCTCTCCAGCAAGGACGAAGGCTCACTCCGTGGCTTCGCAATTCCCATCGATGTCGACCCCGCTTCGACGAAACGAATCGTCCGGAACGAGGCGCGCGTGCCGGCGCGCGCTCGCGGCCGTGTCCTTGCTCGTGTCGACCGTCGCGAGCACGATGGTGTCCGCCGAGGACGATCCTTTCGAGGGGATCGAGGAGATGGTGGTGATCGGCGACAGCACGGCTGGGCTGCTCACGTCGCAGAGCACCTCCGCAATCGGCTTCGACGCCCTCGAGCTCGGCGAACTCGGCGTCGAGGATCTGAGCGACGTCAGTGCCA
Proteins encoded in this region:
- a CDS encoding MFS transporter, encoding MKTESTSRANGLSSGTAYRSYVLGLLCLVYMSNHIDRQILMILLQPIKDELGTSDLEMGLLTGPAFALFYTFAGIPIARWADRGSRKTIIAISALIWSAMTTLSGTARSFASLALMRVGVGIGEAGCSPPSHSLISDYFPPHQRARALGIYSAGTQLGAAIGWLLGGWLAHLLGWRDAFIAVGVPGVALALLVAVSVREPERGASEIVRDPVPVAERVPRVQQPLGEALRELWQKKSFVWLQVGGALHAVAGYGVAVWVAPFLMRVHDLEIQVIGTSLGFIALAAGLPGMFIGGYLCDRLVRRDVRWYLWVPTLAALVGIPFTTAFLFLPSTRWALAAYAVHSALNLAFTAPVYALMQALVRVESRALAAAVFLFVTNLVGLGVGPVVVGALNDALHPSMGVESIRYTMLVAAITNVIACVFYLRSARTVADEMENPIDGGVA
- a CDS encoding acyl--CoA ligase, which gives rise to MRDFRSRWDEAVAAVTAPGTPFELTVERVLGREMPVFERRHRSLLEVLERSVSFGDAEVAVWDTGERWTFVGHARQVASLAAGLRERYGIGPGSRVAILAANRPDWVLTAWATIALGGVVVAMNGWWQSDEIQYGLDLTEPDLLFVDKILGKRLEGVRLSAPTLVFEEDFADLVGFDEGASLPSTPIDEDQPAAIMFTSGTTGRPKGAVISHRNFIAFVQMTLCRAAIAHAMDPPDVLQPSVSILASPLFHVSGFQAGALMGPATGAKMVWATGRFDPRKIFALTRAEGVTRWTGITTQLWRLIEDPEFEPEQFTQLTGTGGGGSTFSPDLQRALRRKLPNAMQDFGVFYGFTECGGLCTAAPAALLETDPVTVGHVLPGTSVAVLDDDGKPVPDGTEGNVCVRGANVMLEYWRNEEATREAFVSDGWIKSGDIGRVESGRLYIASRLRDMIIRGGENVYPIEIENRIEDHPDVLEAAVVGVEHRTLGQEVKAIVVLRDGATLSPEELRDFVAETLAYYKVPTWIEVRAEALPRNATGKVLKQELVGDPTIESTRSEPT